The DNA sequence CATATCTCTACTACACTGTCGTATACTTCAGATGTACTATATCTCTACTACACTATCAGATGTACTATATCTCTACTACACTATCAGATGTACTATATCTCTACTACACTGTCAGATGTACCATATCTCTACTACACTATCAGATGTACTATATCTCTACTACACTATCAGATGTACTATATCTCTACTACACTATCAGATGTACTATATCTCTACTACACTATCAGATGTACCACATCTCTACTACACTATCAGATGTACTATATCTCTACTACACTATCAGATGTACTATATCTCTACTACACTGTCAGATGTACTATATCTCTACTACACTATCAGATGTACTATATCTCTACTACACTGTCAGATGTACTATATCTCTACTACACTATCAGATGTACTATATCTCTACTACACTGTCAGGTGTACCATATCTCTACTACACTGTCGTATACAAAGTGAGAGAAACAGTCCTCCTTATCCTTATCGTTCTGTAAGATACGTTACTTTTTGACCTCTTCTTGCTAATGTGTTGCCGTTTCAGTCGAGCCCATATTTCTCAAGACATTTTCATTTAAAttgatcctttatttaactaggcaagtcagttaagaacaatatatttttttttacaatgacggcctacaaccggccaaacccggacaacactgggccaattgttcgccaccctatgggactcccaatcacggcccggttgtgatacagtctggaatcgaaccagggtgcctgtattgacacctctagcactgagacggcTGCAACACTCGGGAGCCATGAATGGCTAATACACCATAGATTAAAACCAACCGGTACCAAACCAACCAGTACCAAACCAACCGGGACCAAACCAACCAGTACCAAACCAACCAGTACCAAACCAACCGGTACCAAACCAACCAGTACCAAACCAACCGGTACCAAACCAAACCAACCGGTACCAAACCAAACCAACCGGTACCAAACCAAACCAACCAGTACCAAACCAACCAGTACCAAACCAACCGGTACCAAACCAAACCAACCGGTACCAAACCAACCGGTACCAAACCAAACCAACCGGTACCAAACCAAACCAACCGGTACCAAACCAACCAGTACCAAACCAACCGGTACCAAACCAACCGGTACCAAACCAACCAGTACCAAACCAACCGGTACCAAACCAACCAGTACCAAACCAACCAGTACCAAACCAACCGGGACCAAACCAACCGGTACCAAACCAACCAGTACCAAACCAACCAGTACCAAACCAACCGGTACCAAACCAACTGGTACCAAACCAACCGATACCAAACCATCCAGGCCCAAACCAACCAGTACCAAACCAACCGGTACCAAACCAACCGGTACCCAACAAACCCTCAGCCCTGTACAACTACCAAAAGCCACCAGAACTTTCCAACAACAGCCCTGTGACATCTCCATGACAATGGGCAGAAAGGGAGAGAACTTCCTGTCAACACAGGTCATGTGACAGGAAGTGCAGGAAGCAATCATGGAACACTGGGCTGGGCTGAGCTACATAGAGACAGGCTGAAACAATGGTTCCAGAACAGTTTGATGCTGAGGGACCCTCCTACTGTCAATGGTTCCAGAACAGTTTGATGCTGAGGGACCCTCCTACTGTCAATGATTCCAGAACAGTTTGATGCTGAGGGACCCTCCTACTGTCAATGATTCCAGAACAGTTTGATGCTGAGGGACCCTCCTACTGTCAATGGTTCCAGAACAGTTTGATGCTGAGGGACCCTCCTACTGTCAATGGTTCCAGAACAGTTTGATGCTGAGGGACCCTCCTACTGTCAATGGTTCCAGAACAGTTTGATGCTGAGGGACCCTCCTACTGTCAATGGTTCCAGAACAGTTTGATGCTGAGGGACCCTCCTACTGTCAATGGTTCCAGAACAGTTTGATGCTGAAGGAACCTCCTACTGTCAATGATTCCAGAACAGTTTAATGCTGAGGGACCCTCCTACTGTCAATGGTTCCAGAACAGTTTGATGCTGAGGGACCCTCCTACTGTCAATGGTTCCAGAACAGTTTGATGCTGAGGGACCCTCCTACTGTCAATGGTTCCAGAACAGTTTGATGCTGAGGGACCCTCCTACTGTCAATGATTCCAGAACAGTTTGATGCTGAGGGACCCTCCTACTGTCAATGGTTCCAGAACAAGAACACTGACAGAGGCAGACTACAGCACGTTCAGTAGTAACACCTTATTTATGTGTATAACACATTAATGCAGTTATAATGCATCGTAAGACTGTCATAAGCATGTTCCCCACCTTGAGTGAGCCGGGTGAGGAGCTGATGGCGAACGATGATGCGTGTGAGACGGAGGGCGGAGCGTCGTTGGGGGGAGTGGCCAAGCCTCAGGTAGATGTCCTGTCCATCAGGGGTCATGAACTCCAGACACGCCCTTTCACTACCACTTTCTCCGCCACTGTCATGGTCagttgtcctctccctctccatgtctctgtctctctcctcccagtccctctccctgtctctgtcccccttctccatgtctctgtctctctcctccctgtccctctccctgtcccccttctccctctccatgtctctgtctctctcctccctgtccctctccctgtctctgtcccccttctccatgtctctgtctctctcctccctgtctctctccctctccttgtctctctccctctccctgtctctctcctccctctccctgtctctctccttctccttgtctctctccctctccctgtctctctcctccctctccctgtctctctcctccctgtctctctccctctccttgtctctctccctctccctgtctctctcctccctctccctgtctctctccttctccctgtctctgtctctctcctcactctccctgtctctgtccatctctctgtctctgttaatgtcgttctccctgcctctgtctctgtccatctccctgtctctgtctctgtccatcttcctgtctctgccactctctctgtctctgtctccatcacctctcccactctctctatctctgtccatctccttgtctctgtctccatcacctctcccactctctctgtctctgtccatctccctgtctctgccactctctctgtctctgtctctgtctctatcacctctcaaactctctctgtctctgtccatcgccctctctctgtctccatcacctctcccactctctctgtctctgtctccatcacctctcccactctctctgtctctgtccatctccttgtctctgtctccatcacctctcccactctctctgtctctgtccatctccttgtctctatcacctctgccactctctctgtctctgtctctgtctctgtctccatcacctctgccactctctctatctctgtccatctccttgtctctatcacctctgccactctctctgtctctgtctctgtctccatcacctctgccactctctctatctctgtccatctccttgtctctgtctccatcacctctgccactctctctatctctgtccatctccttgtctctgtctccatcacctctgccactctctctgtctctgtccatctccttgtctctgtctccatcacctctcccactctctctgtctctgtctccatcacctctcccactctctctatctctgtccatctccttgtctctgtctccatcacctctcccactctctctatctctgtccatctccttgtctctgtctccatcacctctgccactttctctgtctctgtctctgtctccatcacctctcccactctctctgtctctgtctccatcacctctgccactctctctatctctgtccatcTCCTTTTTGCTGTCTCCATcacctctgccactctctctgtctctgtctctgtctccatcacctctcccactctctctatctctgtccatctccttgtctctatcacctctcccactctctctgtctctgtccatctccctgtctctgccactctctctgtctctgtctctgtctctgtctccatcacctctcccactctctctatctctgtccatctccttgtctctgtctccatcacctctcccactctctctatctctgtccatctccttgtctctgtctccatcacctctcccactctctctgtctctgtctctgtctccatcacctctgccactctctctatctctgtccatctccttgtctctatcacctctcccactctctctgtctctgtccatctccttgtctctgtctccatcacctctcccactctctctgtctctgtctctgtctctgtctccatcacctctgccactctctctgtctctgtccatctccttgtccctgtctccatcacctctcccactctctctgtctctgtctctgtctccatcacctctgccactctctctgtctctgtccatctccttgtccctgtctccatcacctctcccactctctctgtctctgtctctgtctccatcacctctgccactctctctgtctctgtccatctccttgtctctgtctccatcacctctgccactctctctatctctgtccatctccttgtctctgtctccatcacctctcccactctctctgtctctgtctccatcacctctgccactctctctatctctgtccatctctttgtctctgtctccatcacctctcccactctctctgtctctgtctccatcacctctgccactctctctatctctgcacatctccttgtctctgtctccatcacctctcccactctctctgtctctgtctccatcaccTCTGCCactttctctatctctgtccatctccttgtctctgtctccatcacctctcccactctctctgtctctgtctccatcacctctgccactctctctatctctgtccatctccttgtctctgtctccatcacctctcccactctctctgtctctgtctccatcacctctcccactctctctatctctgtccatctccctgtctctgtctctatcacctctcccactctctctgtctctgtccatctccctgtctctgtctctatcacctctgccactctctctgtctctgtctctatcacctctgccactctctctgtctctgtctctatcacctctgccactctccctgtctctgtttctatcacctctgccactctctctgtctctgtctctatcacctctaccactctctctgtctctgtccatctccctgtctctgtctctgtcacctctgccactctccctgtctctgtccatctccctgtctctatcacctctcccactctctctgtctctatcacctctgccactctctctgtctctgtctctatcacctctcccactctctctgtctctatcacctctcccactctctctgtctctatcacctctgccactctttctgtctctgtctctatcacctctcccactctctctgtctctatcacctctgccactctctctgtctctgtctctatcacctctcccactctctctgtctctatcacctctgccactctctctgtctctatcacctctgccactctctctgtctctgtctctatcacctctaccactctctctgtctctgtctctgtccatctccctgtctctgtccatctccctgtctctgtccatctccctgtctctatcacctctgccactctctctgtctctgtctctgtcacctctgccactctccctgtctctgtccatctccctgtctctatcacctctgccactctctctgtctctgtctctgtcacctctgccactctccctgtctctgtccatctccctgtctctatcacctctcccactctctctgtctctatcacctctgccactctctctgtctctgtctctatcacctctcccactttctctgtctctatcacctctcccactctctctgtctctatcacctctgccactctctctgtctctgtctctatcacctctgccactctctgtctctatcacctctgccactctctctgtctctatcacctctgccactctctctgtctctatcacctctgccactctctctgtctctgtcacctctcccactctctctgtctctatcacctctgccactctctctgtctctgtcacctctgccactctctcggtctctgtccaTATCTATGTCCTTCCCACTGTCACTGATCACACAGTCTCCAATATATAATAAGATACGCTCTACAGATATGATGACTCTACCGATAACAATCCAAACACGGACGGGCTAAATGTTCCTAAAGTACAACACCAGGAAAATGCACTGACATTACACAACCAGTGTAAAATCAAAACAATGTCCTTCTTTCTGATCCTTTCTCTGTTAGTATCTCTATCaatctatctctgtgtctctatacatctatcaattcaagggctttattggcatgggaaaaatatgttaacattgcctaAGCAAgagaggtagataatatacaaaagtgaaataaacaaaaaaactaaacagtaaacattaaaaaagttccaaaataataaatacattacaaatgtaatattatgtatatatacagtctaTCTATCAATCTATCTCTGTGTCTAAATATGTCTATCTATCCCTGTATCTCAATCCTCCTGTCAGTGGATCTGTCTCCCACTCACCACATGATGTCCTGACAGTCTGAGAGGAACCCAAATGACTTCATCTCTCTGCAACACACAACCACCAGTATATAGCAGACCCTccctctgtctaactctctctctctctctctctctctctctctctctctctctctctctctctctctcttcaattcaagggctttattggcatgggaaacatgtgttaacattgccaaagcaagtcaacatacaaagtgaatatataaagtgaaaaacaacaaaattaacctctctctctctctctctctctctcagatcaaACACATTCAATGCTCCTTGATACCTCttataccccccacacacacacacacaccactttgtTCCACCTGACactcagcaaacacacacacagagttctcCTCAGAGGCAACTCTTATCAAACCTTCCTCCTTCTTACCATTTCCTCCTTCCTCTACTCACAGCCAATGTATAACAGCCAATGGCAGGAGAGATTGGGAACACTGCCCAGCTGCCTGAACCTGAGCCAAAAACCTCTACTTTACTACTGTATGGTATtacaggggagtgtgtgtgtgtgtgtgtgtgtgtgtgtgtgtgtgtgtgtgtgtgtgtgtgtgtgtgtgtgtgtgtgtgtgtgtgtgtgtgtgtgtgtgtgtgtgtgtgtgtgtgtgtgtgtgtgtgtgtgtgtgtgtgtgtgtgtgtgtgtgtgtgtgtgtgtgtgtgtgtgtgtgtgtgtgtgtgatataataATATGAGGAACAAGGGATGGGCCTGCTGGAAAAAACATCATCCTAAAGACCTtccagagggaaggaaaagctgGAAAAACACTagtttgagagagacagagagagagagagagagagagagagagagagagagagagagagagagagagagagagagagagagagagagagagagaggtagagagagagagcagatgagagagagagagagagagagagagagagagagagagagagagagagagagagagaggcagaggagaagagagaaagagagagatgagagagagagagaggagagagagagacagagagataaagagagagagagataaagataaagagagagaggagagagagaagagagagagagagagagagagggagagagagagaggggcagaggagagagagagagagagagaggagaggagagagagacagaggagagagagagagacagaggagagagagataaagagaggagagagataaagagagagagataaagaggagagagagagagagataaagagagagagagaaagagagagagagagagagagagagagagagagagagagagagagagagagataaagagagagagagagagagagagaggagagagagagagagaggagagagagagagagagaggagagagagaggcagaggagagagagacagagagagagagagagacagaggagagagagagagagagagaggagagagagagagagagagagagagagagagagagagagagagagagagagagagagagagagagagagagagagagagagagagagagagagagagagagagagagagagagaggcaaggagagagagagagacagaggagagagagacaaggagagagagagagagagaggaagagagagagagagagagaggagagagagagacagagagagagagagacagaggagagagagagacagaggagagagagataaagagataaagagagagagagagagagagagagagagagagagagagagagagagagagagagagagagagagagaggcaaggagagagagagagacagagagagagagagaaagagagaaagagagagagagagagagagagagagagagagagagagagagagaggcagaggagagagagagagagagagagagagagagacagaggagagagagagagagagagagagagagagacagaggagagagagagagagacagagagagagatagagagagagagagagagagagaggagagagagagagagagagagagagagagagagagacagagagagagagagagagagagagagagagagacagaggagagagagagacagaggacagaggagagagagagacagaggagaggagagagagacagagagagagacagaggagagacagagagaggagagagagagacagagagagagagagagagagagagaggagagagagagaagagagaagagagagagagagagagagagagagagaggagagagagagagaggagagagagagagagagagagagagagaggcagaggagagagaaaaagagagagagagagagagagagagagacagaggagagagagagagacagaggacagaggagagagagaggcagaggagagagagaggacagagagagagagacagaggagagagagagacagaggagagagagagagagagagagacagaggagagagagacagaggagagagagagacagaggagagagagagacagaggagagagagagacagaggagagagagacagaggagagagaggttctgctatacaaattgatggaaagtggtgttagggggaaaaacatacgacattattatccatgtacacaaacaactgGTTTAAAATTGGCAGAAAACACACATTTACTTCCACAGATCCTGACAGACCTGGTTCCTGACAGACCTGGTTCCTGACAGACCTGGTTCCTGGCAGACCTGGTTCCTGACAGACCTGGTTCCTGACAGACCTGGTTCCTGTCAGACCTGGTtcctgacagacctgggtccTGACAGACCTGGTTCCTGTCAGACCTGGTtcctgacagacctgggtccTGACAGACCTGGTTCCTGTCAGACCTGGTTCCTGTCAGACCTGGTTCCTGTCAGACCTGGTTCCTGACAGACCTGGTTCCTGACAGACCTGGTTCCTGACAGACCTGGGTcatgacagtaaatctcagtaagaccaaaataatggtgttccaaacaaggtccagtcaccaggaccacaaatacaaattccatctagacactgttgccccagAGCACACAAagaactatacatacctcggcctaaacatcagcgccacaggtaacttccacaaagctgtgaacaatctgagagacaaggcaaaaagggccttctatgccgtcaaaaggaacataaaattcgacataccaattacgatctggctaaaaatactggCTAAAAATGATTGAATTAattatagagcccattgcccttcatggttgtgaggtctgaggtccgctcaccaaccaagaattcacaaaatgggacaaaccaAATTGAGATTCCCCATGCAGAATCACCAAATAATGAATGCAGAATCACCAAATAatgaatgcagagcagaattaggctgatacccgTTAATTATCAaaagctgttaaattctacaaccacctaaaaggaagcgattcccaaaccttccataacaaagccatcaccaacagagagatgaacctggagaagagtcccctaagcaagctggtcctggggctctgttcacaaacacaaacagaccccacagagccccaggacagcaacacaattagacccaatgaaatcatgagaaaacaaaaagataattactttacacattggacagaattaacaaaaaaacagagcaaactagaatgctatttggccctaaacagagagtacacaatggcagaatacctgaccactgtgactgacccaaaattaaggaaagctttgactatgtacagactcagtgagcatagccttgctattgagaaaggccgccgtaggcagacatggctctcaagagaagacaggctatgtaaactgagatgcacttcctaacctcctgcccaatgtatgaccatattagagagacatatttccctcagattacacagacccacaaggaATTGAAAACAAACCCCATTTTGATCaactctcatatctactgggtgaaataccacagtgtgcatcacagcagcaagatttgtgacctgttgccacaaaaaaaagaacaaacatcattgtattgtttatttcacctttgttaacgatctatttcacttgcttagacaatgttaacatatgtttcccatgccaataaattaAATTGAAACTGAAATGtaattgagtgagagagagagagagagagagagagagagagagagagagagagggacagagaaggacagggagagaggatagagggagagagaaggacaggggaggatagagggagagagaaagacaggggaggatagagggagagagaaggacagggaggatagagggacagagaaggacaggggaggatagaggggacagagaaggacagggggaggatagagggagagagaaggacagggggaggatagagggacaggaaggacagggaggatagagggagggagagaggggacagggggaggatagagggagagagagagaggacaggggaggatagagggagagagaggacaggggaggatagagggacagagaaggacagggggatagagggagagaaggacaggggaggatagagggagagagaaggacagggggaggatagagggacagagaaggacaggggaggatagagggacagagaaggacagggggaggatagagggacagagaaggacaggggaggatagagggagagagaaggacagggggaggatagagggagagagaaggacagggggaggatagagggagagagaaggacagggggaggatagagggacagagaaggacagggggaggatagagggacagagaaggacagggggaggatagagggagagagaaggacaggggaggatagagggacagagaaggacagggggaggatagagggagagagaaggacagggggaggatagagggagagagaaggacagggggAATTGCATATGAAAGTAGGTCAGAGCAAAGTCagtctcaggtgtgtgtgtgtgtgtgtgtgtgtgtgtgtgtgtgtgtgtgtgtgtgtgtgtgtgtgtgtgtgtgtgtgtgtgtgtgtgtgcgtgcgtgtgcgtgcgtgtgtgtgtgtgtgtgtctgggtacCTCAAAACCTACATAAACCAAGTCCAGTACCTCTAGGAATTCAGCCAACAATCTCTTTCGTTcgtgagagacagatgagagactgATGTGAGACTGGGTACCATTGTCTGCCCTCTGGTGGCAATTAGGCCACGTTGAATACAAGCTCAAGTGTCACcttttattagtcgtatgtagAGGACACACATGATACACCTCGTCCAATGAAATGCTCCTtctggacaatgcaacaacaataagaactAATGAAGGATAAGACtacgaacataaagtaaatgttTCGGTAGAATAGAATACACATTGTAGCATCAGTGTAATACAGGAAGGTGCAATTTATAGttcaatatttacacatgtttatTATATTTACACGTGTTtattatatttacacatgtttattatatttacacatgtttatTATATTTACACGTGTTTATTATATTTACACGTGTTTATTATATTTACACGTGTTtattatatttacacatgtttattatatttacacatgtttatTATATTTACACATGTATCAGGAAAGGGGGTTGGGAGGAGGTGGTTCAATTCGGCATTATTAACAATAGTAAATAACAGTCTGGTAGCAACAATTGTGATGTGTGTAgcatgagggtgtgtgtgtgtgtgtgtgtgtgtgtgtgtgtgtgtgtgtgtgtgtgtgtgtgtgtgtgtgtgtgtgtgtgtgtgtgtgtgtgtgtgtgtgtgtatccttcgATCATGTTGTAGTAGTATAGTGTTGAATactagtaaatactacagtattatccgcaaagaacacactgtattaaatactacagtaatgtccgcaaaaacactacatatttttttaactatagtaaatactacagtattgaATTAgcatataccctgcccattccccCTCCCCCATATACCAATTTCTGCCACCCATAAGTGAAAactacatgccaagtatagaggttactgtgttctctacagtCTATAGAACAGAGCATAAGTGCTGAACAATCTGTTCTGCCCGCCCACCTGCTATATTTGAGTACTTATCCAGTAGGTTCCTGAAGGACAAAAGCtccacttctatgtcaaagatatTACAACTAGAACGCTACAGTAAATACCAGGGGGTGGAACCAGTAAATACCAGGGGGAGGAGCCAGTAAATACCAGGGGGTGGAGCCAGTAAATACCAGGGGGTGGAACCAGTAAATACCAGGGGGTGGAGCCAGTAAATACCAGGGGGTGGAACCAGTAAATACCAGG is a window from the Oncorhynchus keta strain PuntledgeMale-10-30-2019 chromosome 6, Oket_V2, whole genome shotgun sequence genome containing:
- the LOC127930655 gene encoding golgin subfamily A member 6-like protein 22 isoform X9, which encodes METETERVGEVMETETRRWTEIERVAEVMETETERVGEVMETETRRWTEIEKVAEVMETETERVGEVMETETRRCAEIERVAEVMETETERVGEVMETETRRWTETERVAEVMETETETETERVGEVMETETRRWTETERVGEVIETRRWTEIERVAEVMETETETERVGEVMETETRRWTEIERVGEVMETETRRWTEIERVGEVMETETETETERVAETGRWTETERVGEVIETRRWTEIERVGEVMETETETERVAEVMETAKRRWTEIERVAEVMETETERVGEVMETETETEKVAEVMETETRRWTEIERVGEVMETETRRWTEIERVGEVMETETERVGEVMETETRRWTETERVAEVMETETRRWTEIERVAEVMETETRRWTEIERVAEVMETETETERVAEVIETRRWTEIERVAEVMETETETETERVAEVIETRRWTETERVGEVMETETRRWTETERVGEVMETETERVGEVMETERGRWTETERV
- the LOC127930655 gene encoding golgin subfamily A member 6-like protein 22 isoform X3, encoding METETERVGEVMETETRRWTEIERVAEVMETETERVGEVMETETRRWTEIEKVAEVMETETERVGEVMETETRRCAEIERVAEVMETETERVGEVMETETRRWTEIERVAEVMETETRRWTETERVAEVMETETETERVGEVMETGTRRWTETERVAEVMETETETERVGEVMETGTRRWTETERVAEVMETETETETERVGEVMETETRRWTETERVGEVIETRRWTEIERVAEVMETETETERVGEVMETETRRWTEIERVGEVMETETRRWTEIERVGEVMETETETETERVAETGRWTETERVGEVIETRRWTEIERVGEVMETETETERVAEVMETAKRRWTEIERVAEVMETETERVGEVMETETETEKVAEVMETETRRWTEIERVGEVMETETRRWTEIERVGEVMETETERVGEVMETETRRWTETERVAEVMETETRRWTEIERVAEVMETETRRWTEIERVAEVMETETETERVAEVIETRRWTEIERVAEVMETETETETERVAEVIETRRWTETERVGEVMETETRRWTETERVGEVMETETERVGEVMETERGRWTETERV
- the LOC127930655 gene encoding golgin subfamily A member 6-like protein 22 isoform X17; translated protein: METETERVGEVMETETRRWTEIERVAEVMETETERVGEVMETETRRWTEIEKVAEVMETETERVGEVMETETRRCAEIERVAEVMETETERVGEVMETETKRWTEIERVAEVMETETERVGEVMETETRRWTEIERVAEVMETETRRWTETERVAEVMETETETERVGEVMETGTRRWTETERVAEVMETETETERVGEVMETGTRRWTETERVAEVMETETETETERVGEVMETETRRWTETERVGEVIETRRWTEIERVAEVMETETETERVGEVIETRRWTETERVGEVMETETRRWTETERVGEVMETETERVGEVMETERGRWTETERV
- the LOC127930655 gene encoding golgin subfamily A member 6-like protein 22 isoform X13 produces the protein METETERVGEVMETETRRWTEIERVAEVMETETERVGEVMETETRRWTEIEKVAEVMETETERVGEVMETETRRCAEIERVAEVMETETERVGEVMETETKRWTEIERVAEVMETETERVGEVMETETRRWTEIERVAEVMETETRRWTETERVAEVMETETETERVGEVMETGTRRWTETERVAEVMETETETERVGEVMETGTRRWTETERVAEVMETETETETERVGEVMETETRRWTETERVGEVIETRRWTEIERVAEVMETETETERVGEVMETETRRWTEIERVGEVMETETRRWTEIERVGEVMETETETETERVAETGRWTETERVGEVIETRRWTEIERVGEVMETETETERVAEVIETRRWTETERVGEVMETETRRWTETERVGEVMETETERVGEVMETERGRWTETERV
- the LOC127930655 gene encoding golgin subfamily A member 6-like protein 22 isoform X4, which gives rise to METETERVGEVMETETRRWTEIERVAEVMETETERVGEVMETETRRWTEIEKVAEVMETETERVGEVMETETRRCAEIERVAEVMETETERVGEVMETETKRWTEIERVAEVMETETERVGEVMETETRRWTEIERVAEVMETETRRWTETERVAEVMETETETERVGEVMETGTRRWTETERVAEVMETETETERVGEVMETGTRRWTETERVAEVMETETETETERVGEVMETETRRWTETERVGEVIETRRWTEIERVAEVMETETETERVGEVMETETRRWTEIERVGEVMETETRRWTEIERVGEVMETETETETERVAETGRWTETERVGEVIETRRWTEIERVGEVMETETETERVAEVMETAKRRWTEIERVAEVMETETERVGEVMETETETEKVAEVMETETRRWTEIERVGEVMETETRRWTEIERVGEVMETETERVGEVMETETRRWTETERVAEVMETETRRWTEIERVAEVMETETRRWTEIERVAEVMETETETERVAEVIETRRWTETERVGEVMETETRRWTETERVGEVMETETERVGEVMETERGRWTETERV